One Pleurocapsa sp. PCC 7327 DNA segment encodes these proteins:
- a CDS encoding DUF4340 domain-containing protein produces MKLQKTTWVLVTIALLLGGVVYFNEIQRQYQSEDTQSNKLKIFDFQEEDIQTLTIETNKETLKFERTGIENRLWQMKQPEDVPANDASIAFLLNLLVKGKSDRAIPISSEQIKEYGLDNPLAKIDIQLKNGKKHQLILGNTDFEGQSLYARVDPSDRSNQELKVILVSKDFQFAIDRDLTEWKQQEQKK; encoded by the coding sequence ATGAAGTTACAGAAAACGACTTGGGTGTTAGTAACTATTGCTTTGCTTTTGGGTGGAGTTGTCTATTTTAATGAGATACAGAGACAATATCAAAGCGAAGATACTCAATCAAATAAGCTAAAGATTTTTGATTTTCAAGAAGAAGATATTCAAACATTGACGATTGAAACTAACAAAGAAACGCTCAAATTTGAACGCACTGGCATAGAAAATCGTCTTTGGCAAATGAAGCAACCAGAAGATGTTCCTGCTAACGATGCATCCATTGCTTTTTTATTAAATTTGCTGGTGAAAGGAAAAAGCGATCGCGCGATCCCCATCTCTTCCGAACAAATTAAAGAATATGGTTTAGATAACCCTTTGGCGAAGATTGATATTCAATTAAAAAATGGAAAAAAACATCAGTTAATTTTAGGGAATACTGATTTTGAAGGTCAATCTCTCTATGCTCGAGTCGATCCGTCCGATCGATCTAACCAAGAATTAAAAGTCATTTTAGTTTCCAAGGATTTTCAATTTGCCATAGACAGAGATTTAACCGAATGGAAACAACAAGAACAGAAAAAATAA